The Dama dama isolate Ldn47 chromosome 11, ASM3311817v1, whole genome shotgun sequence genome segment GTAATGTTTTTAACAGCTGCTGTAAAGACAGCACAAGTCTACACGGTGTGTGAAATCTCCTGGACTTGGCAAGTCCTCAAGGGCAGAAAATACCTCTTATTTTCTGCTTCAACAATTACTGTGTGGTTTTGATCAGAGAACTAagtgtaaaatttttaaacaaaaaacataTTCTTGTTACACTGTTATATTCAGATTTCCCCCCCTCACATTTCCAGAGAGAGTTTATCCAGTTCTGTAAGACTTTGTACAGTATGTTCCACAAAGACCCGGAAGAGAATGACCTGTACCAAGCCATCGCCACAGTAACCACGCTGCTGCTGCAGATCGGCGAGGTGGGGCAGCGAGGCAGCAGCTCTGGGAGCGGCTCCCAGGAAGGCGGGGAGGAGCTGCAGGCCTCGGCTCCTTCCCCCTCTTCTGAGCAGGACTTGGTGTTTGCTGAAGCGGACACAGGGCAGAGTCCCCAGCAGTCCCAGGCATTTCCTGAAGAGGCACAAGGGGACTGGACCGTCTCCCTTGAACATATTTTAGCCTCACTTCTGACTGAACAGTCACTAGTCAACTTCTTTGAAAAGCCACTGGACATTAAATCCAAACTTGAAAACGCCAAGCTCAATCAGTACAGCCTCAAGACTTGTGAAATGAGCCGCCAGTCACAGCCTGAGCTCAAGCTGAGCAGCCCGTAGGACAGCGATTGGCCGAGATGCATCTCCACACCAAAGCACAGACCAGGTCCCCGGGTGCGGTGAGCCCAGGAAGCCAGGCTTGTCGAGCTCACCGTGAGTACTTTACAGGCTGGGTACACACTGTGGCTGGGGGGCACTGATGCAACACCCAGCATTTGTTTAGACACTGTCAGTGCTAGAGCCAGTGTTCTGTCCTCAGCTGGAAGCTAAAGAAGTGAGAGATGTGTGATACTAACCAAgttgagaagcccaagcactcaTCCTTCACTTGAACGGGGGGACAGAATTCACTTTCAAGATTTGAGAGCCACTATCTGTGCAATTGTATTTGGCTTTTTTTGCACTAATTTTGTTTCAATGCTGGTAATTGAAACCATGTTAATGTATTTGGTTGTATTCACTTTGTGTCCTTCCAAAAAATGTGTACAAACCACGCTTTCAATGTTGGCCtccaagtttttttaaaaacaaagttttctaTTGACTTGGTTTGTGTCTGTATCTTATTTCAGTGTCTAAGGTTTGGACTGTGCCAGTTTGGAACTACCAGGAGACCCCCCCACTGCCCCCACAATGATGTTCACAGCATGCACTCCAGGTAGCCTCCAACCCCACTACCATCATCAACAGGGTTTCAAAAGGGCACCTCTTTACGCCATTTAATCCACATCAGTGATGAAACATAATCCCTCCAACACCTTGGTTTCAGGCTTAATTTAACATAACATTTGTTAGTCCTTTTAAGAAAGGTTACCTatgtggaaatggcaacccactccagtattcttgcctggaaaattccacggacagaggagcccggtggggtcgcaaggagtcagacaggactgaacaactgagcacaaacCATAAGTAAAAACACCACGTTAGATTACCAAATAATTGAGCTAAAAATGACAAACTACCTCTTTCATTAAATCTAAGACCCTCAAAAGCTACCAGTTTAGTCTCTTAAAACTCCTGGGAGAAGGGGCCCAGGCATGGCGGCTGGGAAATACTCTCCAGATGACCCTGTAACTGGGAAATGCTCTAAGATACACAAGCCTACTTTACCTccaactagaaaaggaaaatcaagatGCGAAGGCAGTTCAGTAACTTTATTGGACCATCAGCAATTAGTTCTCGTCCACATTGACTGTCTGTAGATCTGCAAAAGAAGTGAGAGCCAATCACCTTCCACACCCACACCCCCCATCCCATGCTCACAGAAGAACCTTTTCTGCAAGGGCTTAGGCAGGTATTCTGAATGACCCTTCCAACCCAGATACAGACGTGTTCTGTATCCTTTTGCATTTTCCCACACCATAACACAACTTCAAAAAGGTTTACTGACTATGCCTCTTACGTACAACCCTACTGGAAGGATCCAGAGATACAAGTAAAcagtatttgttgaacaaatgaactCAGGTTATAATAGGGCCaaggttttaaaaagtgaagtagaCCTTACTTTTGAAGGTGGTGACGGGCACGTAGGTAACCAGAGTGTAGAGCTTGTTTGGCGAGTCTTCGTCTTCATTACGTTTTCTGGACAACCGCACACGGATCCGGTATGGGACATTCCTGAAAACCAGAAAACAGGTGTCTTGGGAtgtggaggtggaaatggcaacccaatacaatactccagtattcttgcttggagaatcccatggacagaggggtccatgggatctcaagaagtctgaaatgactgagcatgcttgGGATGTACCTGTCTCAGCTGGCAGCCCCCACTGCCACAGCAGTGACCTCAGCAGAAATGTCAGCCCCGTGTGTAATGTTGGCTACGGGAGCTATGTTAAATCCCAGGCAGCACTCGGCGAACACGCGCAAATGTTCAGTGTCCCGGCCTCCCACACGCAGTCCTCCTCCTGGCTCACCAACCTTCTCAGTTCAtgggacaccccccacccccaatctcaAGAGAGCCCACAAACAGCTCCTTCATTAGACACTCCCCGCCATGACAGCCCACTGCAGGGCTAAAGCTCAAGTCCCTGTTGTTGCATCCAACCCCAATGTTAAAAGACCACCCAGATCAGACAGCGCCCCCACCCCGCTTGTCTCAAACCCTCCAGTCCCCGCCAGCACCACTCACCTGGCTGGTCCCACTTCTACCCTGGCCCCGTAACTGTCCTTTACAGCTACCCCCCAAATCTGCCTACAAGCAGGACTTCTCAGCCTGAGCACCGCTGAGACCTGGCTGCTCTGCGCACTGTATAACTGCTAGGAGTCTCTGGCCTGTAGCCACCCCCACGGTGGACACGGCCCTTCGGTCTAGAGAAAGCCAGACTCCACACTGTGACCTAAAGGTCTGTCTGCTGCCCACTCCATCCTCACTCTGTCCTCCAATCACACACACCGTCTACTCCACTTTAACCAGCCGCTGTTCCCAGGTCACGTCTGTTCTGTGTGTGATGCGCTGACCTGACCTGCACCCTGCTCACTCCTTCAGGCCTTAGTTCACACTAGGGTAAAGGGCTTCCCCGCAGATGCTACCCTACTCCCCAAGCCACGGCTACACGATTTTCTTCTTATACCTCCACGTGCATTAGCTGAGTGGAATGGTAAAATCTGTCTCACACACAGACACCTCGAGTACCTGATTCCTTTGGCCCAGACGGCTTTGTTGAGCCTGGTGTCGATGCGCACGTCCGGAGTTCCCATCTCCTTCATGGCAAACTTCCGGATTTCTTTGAGTGCCCTAGGGGCACGCTTCTTGAAACCCCTGAGATTCAAAAGTAAGTGAATGAAGTGAGtacaaaattaaatgaaacacaTAATACAGTGTGTTTTCATAAAACAAATCTCAACTAAACCTCTAACAACGCAGGAACAATTCTTCACCACTATGTCATGCCCGCCTATTACACAATGGTAATCTATGCACAATCTACTTTCAATAAGAACAAGGACTCTGTCTATGATCCTTAAAAGATGCTAATATATACACTGGTCAACACTCTCCTGATAAAGCAAAAACCCCCTCAAGCTCTGATACCATCTGCCAGAGAGAATATATAATCAAAGAATGTTAGAATATGCTTGAACACAAAGCACACGACACTGAAATAAACACACCATCAGCTTTCGGCAATCATTCAATGCGAATTTAAAGGCCCCTTATTAACTTGGTCTATGATAGAAGACAAAGGACTTGAAATGGACCAGTTTCCTCTCAAAAAACGAAGGCAACAGTTAGTGCTACGGATTTCTCAACACAT includes the following:
- the RPL31 gene encoding large ribosomal subunit protein eL31 — translated: MAPAKKGGEKKKGRSAINEVVTREYTINIHKRIHGVGFKKRAPRALKEIRKFAMKEMGTPDVRIDTRLNKAVWAKGIRNVPYRIRVRLSRKRNEDEDSPNKLYTLVTYVPVTTFKNLQTVNVDEN